In Natronococcus sp. AD-5, the genomic window GATGATTTCATACCAAAATTTAAGACATTGGTTATTCAACGTATTTCTGTTCAAATGCCGTCTCCCTCGATTGCAATCGTGGTCGTCGTTGAGGAGTTGGACGATGAGAACGCCGCCTATGGTGCTATTCAAAATTTTATCGACGTCTGTGAGCAGATGGTTGAGAGTATCACGATTATTGGACCAGAATCCGTTGAGATCGACGAGGAGGGTGTAGAGACCGTCCTAGTCTCGCGCCCGTCATCCCGTTTCCCATCGGCGATAGGGTATCTTCTCTATCAACTGCGTCTGACGAAGACACTCCTGCAAGAGCGGAATCAGATCGATCTGGTCTTTTATCATATCGGTGGCAGCCTTCTTCTTGCTCCGATGCTAGTATGTACTCGGTCTCAACTCCGTTCGACCGTGTTTATCACGGGATCGATTGAAGAGGGATTTTATGCGCAAAACGGGCGCGGCCTCGTCTCGAAGCTCGTCGCACGATGCATCAGATGTGCGGAATCAATAACCTGCACGCTGGCCGATGAAGTGATCCTTCTTTCGGAAAGTATGGACTCTCCGACGATCTACTGGCCGTTCTCCACTGATTCGCGAGCAGCGAATTTTAATTATATCGATCGCGATGTCTTCGAGAAGCGCACGCCGATCGATGATCGGCCCGTCGATGTCGTCTTCGTCGGTCGATTCGAGCCCATAAAAGGCGTTCAGAACCTCGTCTATGCGCTACCGCAGATCGCAGAGCGATATCCCGATATTCAGATCAAACTGATCGGCTCCGGCGAACAGCGGGCCGAATTCGAGCAGTTCGTTGAGCACCACGGGCTCGAGGATCATGTGACGTTCACAGGCTGGATCGATCGGAATGATATCCCCAAACACCTCAATGATGCCCGTACGTTGCTGCTGCCATCAGTGTCCGAAGGAGTTCCGAAGGCAATTCTCGAAGCGATGGCGTGCGGGACGGTGCCTATCGCAACCCCGGTCGGTGGAATTCCCGATCTAGTCGTCGACGGTGAAACCGGCTTCGTACTTCGGAATTCAGATCCAGACGCGATCGAACGGACAGTACTGCGAGCGCTACGGCGAGATGATCTGGATATCATCAGCGATAACGCACATCAGTCTATCCGGGATACCTATTCGTATGAGAGCGTGAAAAACACGTATTCGGATATATTGCACGATACGGGACAGTAACAAAAACTTTACGTAACCGTGAATCACAGAATCATCCGGAGTTTCTTGGCTATCTTTAGCGCTAAAGTCGGTCTGCTACTGTTGTCAATTTTCATCACCCCTCTTCTCGTTCGATTACTCGGTAGTGGGGGATACGGAGACTTCTCGTTCCTACTGTCACTGGTTCAGTGGATGGTAATTCTCGTCTATGCGGGCTCCTTCGAAGGGATTCGAAAGTACATCGCGGAAGATCGCTCCGTTGAGCGGTGGGCAGATTTCGTCTATGGATTCTACATCAAAGTTGTCTCGAGCACCGTGCTGATGATGATACTCGGTGTGATACTCTTCGCTCATTCGGACTTCGTCACACGATATCTTGGCGAGCGTTTTTCGCTGTACTTCGCTCTTATCGCGCTTATGATTCCGTTTCGCGTCCTCTTTCGGACGTCCCGAAGTACGCTCATGGGATTCGGCCTCGAATCGTACTCAGAATCGCTCAAAATCATGGATAAACTCATCTTCTGTCTGTTAGTAATGATGTTTACCTATTTGAAGGGAAATGTCGCAGAAGTCTTGATTAGCCGGACGATCTCCTATGCGACTGTTGCACTCCTGGCACTCGGTATCGTATCACGGAAAATCCGGCTCTCTACGGTAGTTACCCGCGTTCCGTCATCGATCCCTCGGAAAAAATTACTTACATACGGATTCTCCTCAATGGTTCTATCATTTTTGATGGTATCGCTCTATCACCTCGATATTATTCTTCTCCGAGTTCTTCTTGGCAGTAATGAGACCGGTTACTATCGAGCGGCCCTCGCTATTGCCGAATTTCTCTGGTTTGTTCCGATGGCGATACAGGTTACACTCATTCATTCAACATCCCAACTCTGGATGAAGGAAAAGTACGCCAAGCTCACAGAAATCAGTTCTCAAGCTACACGCTATACGCTTCTGTTTTCACTACTGGCCATTTTAGGAATTGCCGGCCTCGCTCGGCCGTTGTTGACGCTATACTTCGGTCCTGAATTCGAAGCGTCTGTGGTACCACTACTACTGTTGTTACCTGGTGTGCTTGGATTCGCCGTTTCTCGACCGGTGTTCGCGATCAGCCAGGCCCAAGATAATCTCCGTGTGTTGATCCTTGCTACCGCCGCTGCCGCCTTCCTGAATGGAGTCTTGAATGTAGTACTCATCCCGCGTTACGGAATGAATGGAGCAGCGGTTGCGACGAGTATCGCGTACGGTTCAATGTTCATCTTCCACACGTGGAGTGCTCGATTATTAGGCTTCGATCCACTCGCGGACATTCGTTTCTCTCGAATAGCAGTGACTGCCATGATCGCCGCTCTTCCAATACTCGCTCTTCCCAGGTACATTTCATCGGACATCTTTGCACTTCTTATCGTTTCGTTTGTAGGTTTTATCACATACACTATCTTTGCATTCAAAACCGGCTCTATAGACGTACAGGAAGTGCGAGTCCTCATCTCGAACGGGCCTATTTCAGTAGAACGATTAGTGACGCTTCTTCCTACAAGAATAGAAAAAAGCATTAATTCACTCAAGTAATAATTCGCTATTGTAGTATATTGGTCCCCTCAGATATAATATATTCATTATTATCATCTCCCTCAAGTTATGATTTTAAATGCAATAATATAAGTATTATAACGTCAAAATATATCCTATGGCTGAATCACTTGTTGTCCTTGGGCTCGATGCTGCCGATTACGAACTCGTCCGGAAATGGGACTGTGAGAATTTGCTCTTATCATCGCATCGTGAAATCGAAACGTTTGCCCACTCGATCGAGGTGCCATCAACGCTAGAGGTCTGGCCGACGATCGCAACCGGATGCACGCCCACTGAACACGGGGTCATTCTCCATCCGGAAGACCAAGATCGCCACCCGCTTTATACCACTCTTGTACGCGCCAACCAGCTCCTTCCGGATGTAGTTCGTACCAAGATCTTAAGCCTAAAACAAGAAACTATTGGAAGTTCGTTTCCGACGACGGACCACTCGCACGTATTCGATTCAGGAGCGGTATATAACTGGCCCGGCGTCACTGGCTGTTCAGATTGGAGTCAAGAGAGCGACTGGTTTGCTGCCGTTACAGACGGGGAAATGACCGAACAAGCTTTCCGCCAGAAGCAGTTCGGTCATGCCGGCAAAGGAGTTGGATGGCTCGCTGGGCAGGCTACTGCCGGTGTCCCTATCGTTGGCGCCCACGTTCATTTGTTAGATCACATGGGTCACATCTATGCCAGCCGACCGGAGCACCTCAGACGAGCATACCTCGCTGTCGACTCACTCGTCGGCTGGCTTCGCGAGCACGTCGACCGGCTTGTCATCGTCTCTGATCACGGAATGCAAACGACGGCGCTCGATGATGCCGAGCCGGGGGTTCATTCGTGGCGGGCGATGATAGCGACGACGGAGTCAGGTCCACTTCCGGATCACGTCGTTGATATCAGGGGATGGCTCGAAGAACGCCTTGAAAAGTCGGACGCCGGATCCATCACTGACCAGATGGACCGCGAATCTACTACTAGTGTAGATGCTCCGAGACAGCATTTAGAGGATCTTGGATACCTGTAACGAGCTTGGTCGTCGTCGAACTCGCTACCTCCTTCCGCGTGTGTGCCACGTTTGAAATTCGCCGTTCGTATAGAGGCGGTTCACACTGGAATCATCGGCGAGTCGTGCTTCGTCTTCTAACCGATAGTGATCGACGTCATCTTTCCGATTTTCTGGAATACTGGCCGCCCAGACGCGATCCTCGCGTTTCGTGAGTAGATAACGATCAGTCGCCCATTCACCGACGGCTGTGGAATTCGCATACCCTAACCGATTCGGCAATTGTACTTCCGAATCGTGACGATAGAACACGCGTTCGGTGGTCCTCCCGTCGGTATATCCACTGAGATACAATTCCATATTATGGGCCATATGTTGAGATATCGTCGGCTGTGACCGATCGTGATAGTCGAGATGCCAAGCGGTCCCTTCCACCGTTGTTTCCGTGAGGTGACGGTGATCCGGATAGAGGGTCGCACCGCCGAGTAGTCCGGTGATGAGAATACACACAAAGATACCGGCGGTGAGAGCGGTCTGACCGCTCTTTGGAACACGCGCTGCAAGCGTCTCGGATCTTCCCACCCGCCAAAGGGCGATCCCGAGAAGGAAAATCGAGAACAACAGGGCAAATTGTAAGATTCGAAGCGGGTTTCGAGCGAATACCTGTGCGAGAGCGAGTGCGGAGCCAAAGACAACACCGATCCCAAATCCAGTAACAACGGTATGTTCAAAGGGGTAGAGATTGGATTTCCGCCAGCCGAGTAACAGACCAAATACGATGAGGCTACCAAGGCCGCTATATAAGATTACAGTCCCCCACTGCAGAAACACCAACTCGAGTAGTTGCCAGAGCGTTCGGTCCGTTGAACCAGCTTGTGTAACGTAGCCCACTCCTCCGCCAGGGGCGAGTTGAGCGATGAAGAACCGCCGGACCAGAATTTCGAATCGATCCAGATAGACGACCCACAATATCAGCGCGGTTGCGAGCGCGGTTGGCGCCACAAGATCGGGAAAGGAGGTGTGTCGTTGTGAGAGCCACCGCAAAACAAGCAGACCGACGACAATGAATACCGCGACTATTGCGGTCAGAATATGGTATAAGATGAGGGCGGCGCCGATGGTCAATACCATCGTAGACATCTCCCATTGCCGCGCTTGGTCTCTTATCAGGTTTAGGAAGAGGAGCAGCGGGATGAGCGTGAGTCCGAAAAACCAAGGGTGAAATGAGATATGATGGATACCATATACAAATGGAAGAGCCGCGACGAGGATAAACGGCCCCACGGCCGAGGATAGGAACCGACGCGTTGTGAGTACGATGCCGGAAACGAGAATTAGAGTAAAGGTTATGGCACTGATCGATTGCAGCATGATGTCCGAGAGGCCGGTGATGAGAAGAACTGTGCTGAACAACGTGTGTGGTGCCGGATAAAACAGATAGGGAATTCTCCCTTCAGATATGATATCTGAAATAATTCCCATATGAAACAGTATGTCGGCTTGTGGAGTTGCGAACAGAACGTAATTGCGGATGGCTGGAAGTGTGAGGAACACCGTATATAGTATACCGATGCCAATGATTGCACGGATCCGATAGTGGGGAGCGAGGATCGCAGTAAGAAGAGAGACGAACGCAATTGCGAATGCGGCCCACGTAAGCGGGTGATAAGCGTGAAAAAGCGATGATTCATAGCCGATCGCTGGCGGCGTCAGGAGAACACTCACAACAGCTGTGAGGAGTGCGGCTAACCCGAGAATTATCATCCTCCATGAATGACGTTGTGAAATCATCTAGATTAGCATCACTGCAAAGGTATAAAAATAAACCGATCACAACAACATATTTATATTATCTGTTATCCACCTTGTTGGTTTCAACACATACACTGTCAATGCCTTTAGGTTGGGAGCAGCAGATCACCACGAAATCCAATCCCTAATTTTGAACTATACAATTGATTTATGGAAGCGGTCAGTCTGTTGGAGCCGAACAATACAGCACCCACATCAAGCAGCTAGCAATGATCTTGTCAGTATTACTCAACTATACACGCAGTGTGATCTATCGCAGTACACGCGATCTATATTTGAATTTCTGTTAATTCGCTCCTCGTATGGGCCAAATGATTCGAACCGGGTCCATCCGCCGATCGCACGGACTCCGGCCTCAGATTCCATGTCAATGACTACATATGTTGGGTTAGGATCGCCACCCTCAATGACAGCTGTATAACTTTCTTCATCATGCCAGGTCCAATTAAAGTCACTGTCATGCCGTTCTTCAACCATTCGCATCTGTCCGGCCGATATCAGGTCGGTTTTAACAGTGGGTGATTCGGAGTGTGTCGCCAACCAAGCGCCGGTTGGTTCACCATTTGAATCTGAGTATTGGTCGAACTCACCTGTCTGCATTAGATATGCGAATTCAGCACCGACACATCCCAGCATCAACACGACGAATACTACTGTAATTGTAACTCGGCGCTTCTGGATTCGTGGAAGGTGACGGGCAGCGTACCATACCGCCAAAACACCGATGAGCGGCCCCATGACGAAAATAAAAAACTGG contains:
- a CDS encoding glycosyltransferase family 4 protein, encoding MVVVEELDDENAAYGAIQNFIDVCEQMVESITIIGPESVEIDEEGVETVLVSRPSSRFPSAIGYLLYQLRLTKTLLQERNQIDLVFYHIGGSLLLAPMLVCTRSQLRSTVFITGSIEEGFYAQNGRGLVSKLVARCIRCAESITCTLADEVILLSESMDSPTIYWPFSTDSRAANFNYIDRDVFEKRTPIDDRPVDVVFVGRFEPIKGVQNLVYALPQIAERYPDIQIKLIGSGEQRAEFEQFVEHHGLEDHVTFTGWIDRNDIPKHLNDARTLLLPSVSEGVPKAILEAMACGTVPIATPVGGIPDLVVDGETGFVLRNSDPDAIERTVLRALRRDDLDIISDNAHQSIRDTYSYESVKNTYSDILHDTGQ
- a CDS encoding flippase, with amino-acid sequence MNHRIIRSFLAIFSAKVGLLLLSIFITPLLVRLLGSGGYGDFSFLLSLVQWMVILVYAGSFEGIRKYIAEDRSVERWADFVYGFYIKVVSSTVLMMILGVILFAHSDFVTRYLGERFSLYFALIALMIPFRVLFRTSRSTLMGFGLESYSESLKIMDKLIFCLLVMMFTYLKGNVAEVLISRTISYATVALLALGIVSRKIRLSTVVTRVPSSIPRKKLLTYGFSSMVLSFLMVSLYHLDIILLRVLLGSNETGYYRAALAIAEFLWFVPMAIQVTLIHSTSQLWMKEKYAKLTEISSQATRYTLLFSLLAILGIAGLARPLLTLYFGPEFEASVVPLLLLLPGVLGFAVSRPVFAISQAQDNLRVLILATAAAAFLNGVLNVVLIPRYGMNGAAVATSIAYGSMFIFHTWSARLLGFDPLADIRFSRIAVTAMIAALPILALPRYISSDIFALLIVSFVGFITYTIFAFKTGSIDVQEVRVLISNGPISVERLVTLLPTRIEKSINSLK
- a CDS encoding alkaline phosphatase family protein, translated to MAESLVVLGLDAADYELVRKWDCENLLLSSHREIETFAHSIEVPSTLEVWPTIATGCTPTEHGVILHPEDQDRHPLYTTLVRANQLLPDVVRTKILSLKQETIGSSFPTTDHSHVFDSGAVYNWPGVTGCSDWSQESDWFAAVTDGEMTEQAFRQKQFGHAGKGVGWLAGQATAGVPIVGAHVHLLDHMGHIYASRPEHLRRAYLAVDSLVGWLREHVDRLVIVSDHGMQTTALDDAEPGVHSWRAMIATTESGPLPDHVVDIRGWLEERLEKSDAGSITDQMDRESTTSVDAPRQHLEDLGYL